A window of the Lolium perenne isolate Kyuss_39 chromosome 7, Kyuss_2.0, whole genome shotgun sequence genome harbors these coding sequences:
- the LOC127314698 gene encoding 7-deoxyloganetin glucosyltransferase-like, giving the protein MARPHAVVVPHPSSGNINPALQLAKLLHRHGFYITFVNTEDNHRRVQATEGAAAVLGRDGFRFEAIPDGLVEAHRYTGNYDLALSMATSTHCAAPLRELLRRLNATPGVPPVTCLLPTSLMSFALGVARELGIPTMVLWGCSAAALMGQMRLRELQERGYLPLKDNSCLTNGHLEKTVIDWIPGMPPTSLGDISSFVRTTDPDDASLRFNIVEAEGCTKAGALIINTFDDLEADVLDALRAEYPRIYTIGPLGDQLRDDNAAAEDNSNSTNGGLSLWKQDTECLAWLDTQAKSSVVYANFGSLTFLTADQLAEFAWGLAASGHPFLWSIRDNLVPGASAGLTVLPPEFVAATAGRCCLTTWCPQEQVLRHPAVGCFLTHNGWNSTCQSVAAGVPMVCWPGFADQYTNCRYACEVWGMGLRLDDDVRREQVAGHVSQAMRSGEMRRSAAAWKAKAEDATAPGGGGSSYENLQSMVTALGSVSS; this is encoded by the exons ATGGCGAGGCCGCACGCCGTGGTGGTGCCGCACCCGAGCTCCGGCAACATCAACCCAGCATTGCAGCTGGCCAAGCTGCTGCACCGCCACGGCTTCTACATCACCttcgtcaacaccgaggacaaccaCCGCCGCGTGCAGGCCACGGAGGGCGCAGCTGCCGTGCTCGGCCGCGACGGGTTCCGGTTCGAGGCCATCCCGGACGGTCTGGTCGAGGCTCACCGGTACACGGGGAACTACGACCTCGCCCTGTCCATGGCCACCAGCACCCACTGCGCGGCGCCGCTGAGGGAGCTCCTCCGGCGGCTGAACGCCACGCCGGGCGTGCCACCCGTGACATGCCTGCTACCAACCTCGCTGATGAGCTTCGCACTGGGCGTGGCGCGGGAGCTGGGCATCCCGACCATGGTGCTGTGGGGGTGCAGCGCTGCCGCGCTGATGGGCCAGATGAGGCTACGGGAGCTCCAGGAAAGAGGTTACCTCCCACTCAAAG ACAATAGCTGCCTGACGAACGGCCACCTTGAGAAGACGGTCATCGACTGGATTCCCGGCATGCCGCCGACCAGCCTCGGCGACATCTCCAGCTTCGTCCGCACCACCGACCCTGACGACGCCAGCTTGCGATTCAACATCGTGGAGGCCGAAGGCTGCACCAAGGCCGGAGCGCTCATCATCAACACCTTCGACGACCTCGAGGCCGACGTCCTCGACGCACTCCGCGCCGAGTACCCGCGCATCTACACCATCGGCCCGCTTGGAGACCAACTCAGGGACGACAATGCTGCAGCCGAGGACAACTCCAATTCCACCAACGGAGGCTTGAGCCTCTGGAAACAGGACACAGAGTGCCTCGCGTGGCTAGACACGCAAGCAAAAAGCTCTGTCGTGTATGCCAACTTCGGCAGCCTCACGTTCCTCACGGCCGATCAGCTCGCCGAGTTCGCGTGGGGCCTCGCTGCCAGCGGCCACCCGTTCCTCTGGTCCATAAGGGACAACCTCGTCCCAGGCGCCAGCGCCGGCCTGACTGTGCTGCCACCGGAATTCGTCGCAGCAACGGCAGGGCGGTGCTGCCTCACCACGTGGTGCCCGCAGGAGCAGGTGCTGCGGCACCCGGCCGTGGGATGCTTCCTGACGCACAACGGGTGGAACTCCACCTGCCAGAGCGTGGCGGCCGGCGTGCCGATGGTCTGCTGGCCGGGGTTCGCCGACCAGTACACCAACTGCAGGTACGCCTGCGAGGTGTGGGGCATGGGCCTCCGGCTTGACGACGATGTAAGGCGGGAGCAGGTCGCCGGACACGTTAGTCAGGCGATGAGGTCGGGGGAAATGCGGAGGAGTGCAGCGGCGTGGAAAGCCAAGGCGGAGGATGCCACTGCCCCCGGTGGCGGTGGGTCTTCGTATGAGAACTTGCAGAGCATGGTGACAGCGCTCGGCTCTGTCAGCTCTTAA